AAAGGTATACTTAAAACATTTGATGGCTGTCCTTTCTGTCATTTTTGATTTTTTAGATTTTCCAAAACTATTATGACCTATACGGAAATTTGATTTTTTAATTTCATGTGTTATAATTTACTGTAAATATAAAATATAGGAGTTAAATTATGGCTAAAGCTATTCAAAATTTTGAATTATTAAATACAGAAGATAAGCTTGTATCTTTAAATGATTCACTTGGTCAAGGAAAACCAATTTTTATTTACATCTATCCAACGGATGAAAAATTTAAATGCAATAGATCTGAATGCCCATTTAAAGAAAACTTAGAAAAAATTCAAAAAGAAGGTGTGATTGTAATAGGAATTAGCCAAGACACGGTTGAAGAACATAGAGAGTTTAAACATAAATACAACATAAATTTTGAACTTTTATCTGACCCTACGTTGGGAACAGTAAAAGGATTAGGAGCTTATGAAAAAGTATTTGTAAATGGGATAGAAAAAGAAAAGGTCATAAGAAAAGGAATCCTTGTA
This is a stretch of genomic DNA from Sulfurihydrogenibium sp. YO3AOP1. It encodes these proteins:
- a CDS encoding redoxin domain-containing protein — translated: MAKAIQNFELLNTEDKLVSLNDSLGQGKPIFIYIYPTDEKFKCNRSECPFKENLEKIQKEGVIVIGISQDTVEEHREFKHKYNINFELLSDPTLGTVKGLGAYEKVFVNGIEKEKVIRKGILVDDKGHIIKEWEPLKIEEETEDVIKVIRSLKSH